From Phycisphaerae bacterium, the proteins below share one genomic window:
- a CDS encoding helix-turn-helix domain-containing protein, with translation MASDTNVAPPTLPPPLMGDPLLGIEQIAQWVGVAQRTIRREIARSNFPPPDARIGRLLRWKMTTLALWLENQAPGGRNGK, from the coding sequence ATGGCAAGTGACACGAACGTGGCACCGCCGACACTCCCGCCCCCGCTCATGGGCGACCCGCTGCTTGGCATTGAACAGATCGCCCAATGGGTAGGTGTCGCTCAGAGGACTATCCGCCGTGAAATCGCGCGTAGCAATTTCCCCCCCCCGGATGCGCGGATCGGACGGTTGCTTCGCTGGAAGATGACTACGCTCGCGCTCTGGCTCGAAAACCAAGCACCGGGGGGCCGGAATGGCAAGTGA
- a CDS encoding MarR family transcriptional regulator — protein sequence MSTNTRPRAPKNRRPIKPTETATKALDKARGATTEEAADPPKSASLAIEEKFEALDALRDAAKALRFEELERAKETLRAHLRVLARWCDSAAVCNSTALHATLEQLHELAQQILNAKPDQSRSFCDRAATRLEDLANAIGLHEPENWPATLVDRSGAWGPPEVAPSREQVWEFLEFVERHGIIDADGGATIPAGGFELGLIVPHVLRRDTRRAHREQLIASWTRVNKDTLIREAPWAYLCGQILDRIRAENRQDGTAKIMAAELRQLRQAVGLPSRNPPSISEDRASLTAASREIVLTDAQHEILDELSRRPTATKLIDLTAALGHDRGALSGNCQELIRLGLLVRMGIRKGVAITQAGRELHCKITPTKSPLHPH from the coding sequence ATGTCGACGAACACACGCCCACGCGCACCGAAGAACCGCCGCCCAATCAAGCCAACCGAGACCGCCACGAAGGCCCTTGACAAGGCCCGCGGTGCGACGACTGAGGAAGCAGCCGACCCGCCGAAAAGTGCGAGTCTCGCCATTGAGGAGAAGTTCGAGGCCCTCGACGCCCTGCGCGACGCGGCCAAGGCGCTTCGATTTGAAGAGCTTGAGCGAGCAAAGGAAACCCTGCGAGCCCACCTTCGCGTTCTCGCTCGGTGGTGTGATTCCGCTGCCGTGTGCAACAGTACCGCGCTTCATGCGACACTGGAGCAACTCCACGAGCTGGCGCAGCAAATCCTCAACGCCAAGCCCGATCAGAGCCGCAGCTTTTGCGATCGAGCTGCCACGCGGCTTGAGGACCTCGCCAACGCGATCGGGCTGCACGAGCCGGAAAACTGGCCGGCCACGCTCGTGGACCGTTCCGGCGCATGGGGCCCGCCCGAGGTCGCGCCATCGCGTGAGCAGGTTTGGGAATTCCTGGAATTCGTGGAGCGCCACGGAATCATCGACGCGGACGGCGGCGCCACGATCCCTGCCGGCGGATTCGAACTCGGCTTGATTGTGCCCCACGTATTGAGGCGCGATACGCGCCGTGCACACAGGGAGCAGTTAATTGCCTCCTGGACACGGGTGAACAAGGACACGCTGATTCGAGAAGCGCCGTGGGCCTACCTTTGCGGGCAGATTCTCGATCGAATCCGAGCCGAGAACCGGCAGGACGGGACCGCGAAGATTATGGCGGCGGAGCTGCGCCAACTTCGCCAAGCAGTTGGCTTGCCGTCACGCAATCCGCCGTCTATTTCAGAGGACAGGGCCAGCCTGACCGCAGCCTCCCGTGAGATCGTGCTCACGGACGCCCAGCACGAGATTCTGGACGAGCTTTCTCGACGGCCGACGGCGACGAAGCTGATCGATCTTACGGCTGCCCTCGGCCACGATCGCGGGGCTCTCTCCGGGAATTGCCAGGAGCTGATTAGGCTCGGGCTGCTCGTGCGTATGGGTATCCGCAAGGGCGTCGCGATCACGCAAGCGGGACGTGAGCTGCATTGTAAGATCACGCCCACAAAATCCCCATTGCATCCACATTAA